The genomic region TGCGGCCGCCGATCATCTGCTCCATCTGCTTGGAGGCAAGCACTGCGAGATTCTTGGAGTCCACCACCACCATGGTGGATGGGGGCGTCTTCTCCAGGTTCGGGCAGTTGACGACGGCGAAGAATCCCTGCTCTTTACAGCCCGGCACGCGGGCCAGGTTCTTCATGACCAGCGTTCCATCGGACCACCCGTCCATCCCGTTGAAGTAGCTGTCCTCTGGTGCGCTGCCGATGGTCGGGAGGGACACAACCTTTTTAACCGCCCCGGTGGTGCCGTCGATTTTGAACAGGTACGTGTTGACGATGGCCAGGACATCGCCGTCAATGGATTCGATCGACCCGGCGCCAATCCACTGGTTGCCTATGTGGGTGTTGAGCAGGTTCGTGCGCCACAGTTCTTTCAGTGAGCCGGGCTCAACCCGTGCGACATAGGGCCCGGAGGGCAGCGGGTTGGCGTTGCCGAGCGAACCGCCGTATACGTACATTTCATTTACGCCCCGGGTCGCCATCATGGACGGCGCATAAAAATTGTCGGGGGATTTGTAGGCGTACACATTGTTGGGGTCGGTCAGCGACCCGGTGAATTGCGCGCAGGGATACATCTTGGAACGGGCGCTGTCATGGTGCTCATAGCCCAGCATCGTGGAGTACCAGGGTGGATTCACTTCCTTTTCTGCGCACGCAGCTTCAGCGAGTGCGACGGCGTGATTACTGAGCGGACCACCAGCGGCACTTTCGCCCGTGCTTTGGGTCGGACTCGCCGACGGGGGCGCGGAAGTGGTCGTCGGTGTGCAGGCCGTGAGCTGCATGCCACCGCCCAGAAGACCGGCCAAAAGGAACCGGGCGCGTTTTGAGTGAAACATCGTTGGGGACTGCCCCGGAATTCGTTGACTCTCGGGGTTTGGTGTCGCTAGGCGGCTTTGAGGCCGCTATTGATTGTCTCAAACTCGACCGGTGTTAGCCGTCCGAGGCGCCGCTGGCGGCGTTTCCGGTGGTACGTTTTCTCGATCCACGTCACGATGGCCAGGCGCAGGTCCGCCCTTGTGGACCATCGCTGGCTGTCCAGCACGTTCTTCTGCAGGAGCGAGAAGAAGGATTCCATGGCGGCGTTATCGGCGCACGCGCCGACCCGTCCCATCGATCCTGTGAGCCGGTTGCCCTTCAACGTCCGCACGAAGGCGTTTGAGCGGAATTGGGAGCCGCGGTCACTATGGATCACGGTTCCCTCCGGCTCCCGGAGCGCTATTGCGTTGTGCAGGGCCGAGACTGCCAGGGACGCCTTCATCCGGGAATCGATGGAGTAACCCACGATCCGGTTGGAGTAGACGTCTTTGATGGCGCACAGGTAGAGCTTGCCCTCGTCGGTCCGGTGCTCGGTGATGTCCGTGAGCCACAGCCGATCCGGTGCCGTTGCTGTGAAGTCCCGCCGGACGTGGTCATCGTGCACGGGCGGGCCGGCCTTGCGGGTCAGGCCGCGCTTCTTGGCGAAGACAGACCAGATCCGCTGGCTGCTGCACAGCCGTGCGACCCGGTTCTCTCCGGCGCTGAAACCCTGGTCTTCGAGCTCGTCGGCGATAAACCGGTACCCGAACCCCGGATCGTCCCGGTGGACGTCCACCGCCGCGTTGATCAGGTGGGCATCTGACCAGTCGCGCTCGGAGACGGGACTTCTCTTCCATTCGTAGAAGGCCTGTTTGGAGAAACCCAGCACCCGGCAGGCCACCGCGACGGGAATTCCGTCCGCGGCAAGGTCAAGGACCAGCGGAAACTTCATTTTGGGGGCAGCTCCCGGGCGAAGAAGGCCGCTGCCCGGCGCAGAATCTCGTTCTCCTGCTCCAGCAGCCGGATCCGCTTCCTGGCATCCCTGAGTTCTGCCGCTT from Arthrobacter sp. NicSoilB8 harbors:
- a CDS encoding IS3 family transposase (programmed frameshift) — translated: MPKPFPAEFRRDVVAVARKHEAPISQIAKDFGISEATLHNWLKKADVEDGVRPGVTEKEAAELRDARKRIRLLEQENEILRRAAAFFARELPPKMKFPLVLDLAADGIPVAVACRVLGFSKQAFYEWKRSPVSERDWSDAHLINAAVDVHRDDPGFGYRFIADELEDQGFSAGENRVARLCSSQRIWSVFAKKRGLTRKAGPPVHDDHVRRDFTATAPDRLWLTDITEHRTDEGKLYLCAIKDVYSNRIVGYSIDSRMKASLAVSALHNAIALREPEGTVIHSDRGSQFRSNAFVRTLKGNRLTGSMGRVGACADNAAMESFFSLLQKNVLDSQRWSTRADLRLAIVTWIEKTYHRKRRQRRLGRLTPVEFETINSGLKAA